CCCTTGACGTCGAACGCCACCTCGCCCTGGTCCATCATGATGGTGCGACTCCCCACGTCCAGGGCCTGGCGCATGCTATGGGTCACCATCAGGGCGGTGAGGCGCTGCTCACGAATGATATCGGCGGAGAGCTCGAGCACGAAGCTGGCGATGCGCGGGTCAAGTGCCGCGGTATGCTCGTCCAGGAGCAGGATCTCCATGGGCTGCAGCGCCGCCATCAACAGGCTGACCGCCTGGCGCTGGCCACCGGAGAGCAGTCCGATACTGTCATGGAGACGATCCTCCAGCCCCAGGCCAAGGCGCGCCAGGTTGTCGCGCAGGCGGCTGCGCAGGCTGGCGTCGAGGGCCCGCCCCAGGCGCCGACGCCGCCCGCGGGCGAAGGCCAGGGCCATGTTCTCCTCGAGGGTCAGGGTACTGCAG
The Halomonas sp. H10-9-1 DNA segment above includes these coding regions:
- a CDS encoding ATP-binding cassette domain-containing protein; this translates as MIELQDIHVTFNPGTPLENHVLKGVDLTIAEGEFVTVIGGNGAGKSTLLNVLAGEIIAQPGRVMIGGRDVTRLSAFKRADLVARVYQDPLAGTCSTLTLEENMALAFARGRRRRLGRALDASLRSRLRDNLARLGLGLEDRLHDSIGLLSGGQRQAVSLLMAALQPMEILLLDEHTAALDPRIASFVLELSADIIREQRLTALMVTHSMRQALDVGSRTIMMDQGEVAFDVKGDEREGLGVPDLLRLFERARGEQVDDDSLLLG